From Pseudomonas sp. G2-4:
CGGCCTTGCAGGGCGGCACGCTGGACATCACTGTGCTCAACTCCGGCATCCTCGCGGCCCAGGCACCGGACTATGCCATGCTCGACTTCCCGTTCCTGTTCAACAACGCGGAGGAAGCCCATGCGGTGATCGATGGGCCGGTCGGCCAGAAACTCGCCGCGCAGCTGGATAGCAAAGGCCTGGTGGGCCTGGGCTATTGGGACCTGGGTTTCCGCAGCCTGACCAACAGCAAGCATCCGGTGGCCAAGCTCGAAGACATGCAGGGCTTGAAGATTCGCGTCATCCAGTCGCCGATCTACCTGGAAACCTTCTCCGCCCTGGGGGCCAACCCCGTGCCGATGGCCTTCCCCGAGGTCTACACCGGCCTTGAACAGCACACTATCGACGGCCAGGAAAACCCGTTCACGGTGATCGAAGGCAATAAATTCTACGAGGTGCAGAAATACCTCTCCGTGACCGGGCATATTTTCAACCCGCAGTCGTTGATCATCAGCCAGAAAACCTGGAATCGCCTGAACGACGATGAAAAGACGATGATTCGCGAGGCGGCAGTCGAGGCGCAAACATTCCAACGGGAAGTCACAGCCGCGAGCATGGACAAGGCGAAAGCGACGCTGGCTGGCGCGATGACCGTCAACGAAATCACCCCCGCCGAGAAAGATCGCTTCCGCGAGCGCGTGCAACCGGTCATCGACAAGTTCGCCAAGTCCCTGGATGGCAACCTGGTGAAGATGATGTACGACGAAATTGCCAAGGTGCGCGCGGCCCAGTGAGCTGAACCCAACACCAGGCCTTGAGCCGATCAAACCTGTGGGAGCGAGCTCAGCTACATCACTGCGGCTGACCTGGCGCCATCGCGAGCAAGCTCGCTCCCACACTGGCCTTCCAGTGGGCATGCAATCCGCGCTCGACACACATCTCCATGTGGGAGCGAGCTTGCTCGCGATAGCGGTGTGTCAGCCAACATCAATGCGGCTGACCTGGCGCCATCGCGAGCAAGCTCGCTCCCACACTGGCCTTTCAGTGGGCATGCAATCCGCGCTCGACACACATCTCCTTGTGGGAGCGAGCTTGCTCGCGATAGCGGTGTGTCAGCCAACATCAATGCGGCTGATCTGACGCTATCGCGAGCAAGCTCGCTCCCACAGGTTTTTTTGTTGCTCTTCCGTGAGCGGTTATTGTGCGCCCGGAACCGCCAGCCACTGCCCAATGACTTTCTGGTAGCTGCCGTTTGCCTTGCTCAGGTGCAACCACTGGTCAACGTACATTTTCCAGGTGGTGTCGTCCCGTGGCAGCAGGTAGGCCTTCTCGCCATATTGCAGGT
This genomic window contains:
- a CDS encoding TRAP transporter substrate-binding protein, which translates into the protein MRKLMKTLLAGACATGLLLGSVASHADEIRERTLRFAFQNVKEHPQGQGAQKFADLLSAKSGGKIKVRLFPGGTLGGDVQTVSALQGGTLDITVLNSGILAAQAPDYAMLDFPFLFNNAEEAHAVIDGPVGQKLAAQLDSKGLVGLGYWDLGFRSLTNSKHPVAKLEDMQGLKIRVIQSPIYLETFSALGANPVPMAFPEVYTGLEQHTIDGQENPFTVIEGNKFYEVQKYLSVTGHIFNPQSLIISQKTWNRLNDDEKTMIREAAVEAQTFQREVTAASMDKAKATLAGAMTVNEITPAEKDRFRERVQPVIDKFAKSLDGNLVKMMYDEIAKVRAAQ